The genome window CTTGATGTGTTTCAGAATAGAAGAGTTCTGTATTCTTAATAAAAACATTCATGCATGTGCTAGGAAGTTTCAGAAAACTATTAAGAATCCAGTATAAAGAATCCCTGCTGAAGGCAGAGATTAATCCCAATTTTCTTATGATAAAAGAATCTACCAGCGGAACCAACTGTTAATTTCTAAGAACGGGCTTCTCACTATCTTGATTTGACATTTGAAGTTTCTATATTCAAATTGAATTACACATCAAAGAGCTTTGCCTTTGAGAAAGAAACATTttggagaaaaaataaacccTCTAAACTAATCACTAGATCCTTCCAAGTATAGATGGCCCTGTCTAAGGGTTTATACAGGAAAAGGATGGATTATTTGACACTGCTATCCTAATATAGATTTACCTGAgaatggaaaaagaaaggatGCCAGTGCACTTGATTAGTTAAATACCTTAACTGCAGCAATTGCAAGAATTCCAGAACCTGTGCCATAGTCCAAGAATAGTTCTCTTCCCTTTATCAATCCATGAAGCAGCAATAGACATAACTTAGTAGTCGGATGCTCCCCAGTTCCAAATGCCAATCCAGGATTTAGAATTATATTTGTTGCTTCAGCATCCTGTAGGAATTAAGCAACGACAACTATATTTATTCCATATGTCAACATTAATTGTAACAAGCATTCTTGTGATTCAGATACAGAACTGTATCCTGTAGCTGGGCACAAGGAACTATTTCAGCATAAAGATACAAAGTGAAAAATGTAAACAACGAATTTCTGAGTATTAAGTAGAacttttaaaatatcaaaaaggcACAGAGGGAATTAAGATTCAACAAATGAGGGAGTTGCCTGTATATCATGAGCAACCatagcaaaacaaaaaccttcagaaaaataatttgaaactAGAAAAAGAATCCGATACTATCATACAAGGGGAATTCTCCACTCGGGCACAATCCAAAGTCCTTCAGTAACTTCAACAGGATGGAatgattcctgtaaaaaatggaaaaggaaaTCAAAACATAATGCCTAGAAAATATGACCAAGAGTAAATCAGTACCACTGAGTTAAGTACTACTGCTACATGCTTAACTATCTGTATATCATTACGTCTTTTGGCCAATTATTAACATGCTTTTTAAATCAGTAATAGATCTAAAATCCAGTTCTTATTAGTGAAATTGATTTATCATTCAACAAGCTTTAGCAATAGATAATGCACCAAAGGGGCTAAAGACAAAAACACAACATTTTATGATAAGACATAAGTGACAAGCAAATTAACCTGAGTTTTCTTTATCCAGTCGAATGGCTCTCCCATCCTAACTTCATAACTAGGTATCTCTTTTAAGCTTATGGAATCAGCAGCTCGTGAAATGCATGTATTTACATCTTCGCCCACAGGAAATATGGAATCAATGCAAATCTGTGTTTAAGAAAAGGCACATTCTCATCATTGTTCATTTACAAAATCTTCTAACACAAGACAAGTAGCAAGATGGAAAAGCtttcaaaatataaagaaataaaacagCATTCCAAATAAAACGTAATAAATCAACAGGGAATGCACCTCGTCCTTTCCATCATagttatcttcttctttgataCTAGTAGAACTTGCACCAAAGCATAAAAGAGCCTCTGAAAGCATATCCTGGCCAACAACAAGAACCAAGTGGGTTAGGCACTGCATTGTCTTTAACTCAACAAAGCCTTAATAGTTAATAGACTTAACAAGTTCCTAGTACAAACTCCATGCGTCTAGTTCTTGGTATATTATAACAGTTCCACTCTAAATAGTGTTATTCTGCGACCAATACCTCATTTTTTCTATTGATTGGCATGTAAACTGTAACTTGAATGATTTCAACGAACAAAGaacattcttttttcttcttcttcctaatGTAACCAGAATGACAAATAAGTTATTTCTGCCTTAGGTAACACATTCAGATGATAttagaagggaaaaaaagttgtaagttaaaaatcaaaactttaTCAGTTCCCATTCAACATATACAATAAATTCCACACAGAATCAGTTTACacttcttttgctttcttttccctttaaaTCCCAGTGACCAAACATATTAATTGACATGAAGATGAACCCAGTTGTAATAACTGAACCAAATGtaataaaacagaaaagaaaagaagaagctcACAGCAACATGTTTTTGACAGCGAATTTGGACAGAAAGGAAAGGCGAAGCAAATGGCTCCGCCAAGGGAGTGGGAGTCTCCGGAGAAGAAGTGGAAAACTTTGCTGCGAGGGAATTGAGTTGGGAGAGCTCTCTGAGTTTGCGGTTTGTGAAGAAGCGAGAGGGCGATGG of Prunus dulcis chromosome 4, ALMONDv2, whole genome shotgun sequence contains these proteins:
- the LOC117625031 gene encoding ribosomal protein L11 methyltransferase: MSGGLLKQLAYTLSSRCFATFSRPSTHPSPSRFFTNRKLRELSQLNSLAAKFSTSSPETPTPLAEPFASPFLSVQIRCQKHVADMLSEALLCFGASSTSIKEEDNYDGKDEICIDSIFPVGEDVNTCISRAADSISLKEIPSYEVRMGEPFDWIKKTQESFHPVEVTEGLWIVPEWRIPLDAEATNIILNPGLAFGTGEHPTTKLCLLLLHGLIKGRELFLDYGTGSGILAIAAVKFGATSSVGIDIDPQAITSARQNAALNNIGPEKMQFHLVASQNGSPLIDPCGVVEDQSSSGVEAISETDKYDVVIANILLNPLLDLADHIVSYAKPGAVIGLSGILSEQLPFIIERYSQFLEGISITEMENWACVHGTKKQNLAGS